From a region of the Mycolicibacterium sp. MU0050 genome:
- a CDS encoding phosphate ABC transporter substrate-binding protein PstS family protein, giving the protein MRNWRSAAALTASASLLLVGCGGGDNGGDSTEDGALSGTILIDGSSTVAPLSETIAELFQEDNRNVRVTVGTSGTGGGFQKFCNGETDMNDASRSIKESEIAACEASGIAYDSITVANDAISLIVNPANPLQCVTLEQATQIWNAGSTVNTWGDITGVDLPDDWKSKPINLFGPGTDSGTFDFFTEAVNGEEGVIRENYTDIGEDDNAAVTGISGDPNAMGFIPYSFTQEVGDQVKPLEVDSGNGCTAGTLETVQSGTYTPLGRELFVYASDKALQRPEVLEFMKFYIDNSDVAAEAATYIPLTDEQKEEAHAKIDELAAAK; this is encoded by the coding sequence ATGCGCAACTGGCGTTCAGCGGCCGCACTCACTGCCTCGGCCTCGCTGCTCCTCGTGGGCTGCGGCGGCGGTGACAACGGCGGCGACAGCACGGAGGACGGCGCCCTGTCCGGCACCATCCTCATCGACGGGTCGAGCACCGTTGCGCCGCTCTCGGAGACCATCGCCGAGCTGTTCCAGGAGGACAACCGCAACGTGCGGGTCACCGTGGGCACCTCCGGCACCGGCGGCGGATTCCAGAAGTTCTGCAACGGCGAGACCGACATGAACGACGCCTCGCGCTCGATCAAGGAGTCCGAGATCGCGGCCTGTGAGGCCAGCGGCATCGCCTACGACAGCATCACCGTCGCCAACGACGCCATCTCGCTGATCGTCAACCCGGCGAACCCCCTGCAGTGCGTGACGCTCGAGCAGGCCACCCAGATCTGGAACGCCGGATCCACCGTCAACACCTGGGGCGACATCACCGGCGTCGATCTTCCCGACGACTGGAAGTCCAAGCCGATCAACCTGTTCGGACCCGGCACCGACTCCGGCACGTTCGACTTCTTCACCGAGGCCGTCAACGGCGAAGAGGGCGTCATCCGCGAGAACTACACCGACATCGGCGAGGACGACAACGCCGCGGTCACCGGCATCTCCGGCGATCCGAACGCCATGGGCTTCATCCCCTACTCCTTCACCCAGGAGGTCGGCGACCAGGTCAAGCCGCTCGAGGTTGACAGCGGCAACGGCTGCACCGCGGGCACGCTCGAGACGGTCCAGAGCGGCACCTACACCCCGCTGGGTCGCGAGCTGTTCGTCTACGCCAGCGACAAGGCGCTGCAGCGTCCCGAGGTACTGGAGTTCATGAAGTTCTACATCGACAACTCCGACGTCGCCGCCGAGGCCGCCACCTACATTCCGCTCACCGATGAGCAGAAGGAAGAGGCGCACGCCAAGATCGACGAACTCGCCGCGGCGAAGTAG
- the pstA gene encoding phosphate ABC transporter permease PstA, producing the protein MSTPNLRTERARLATAGARAVVESSLKSKSPVGKITNQLFLAVMLLAIAIAVTVLVGMILWALIKGWPRLDLNLFTNAPSTIRRETAGFRPAILGTIYLIAGVIVLIVPIGVASAVYLEEYADKTKWYNRLIELNIQNLAGVPSIVFGILGMAFIVRGPLDLGFVAVAGSITLAMLVLPTVIITAREAIRAVPSSIRDASLGLGATEWQTISKQVLPIAVPGILTGVILAVARAIGEAAPLLLVGATTFITFNPSFFEGGYTAMPVLIYNYIQRPQEEFHILAAAGVIVMLAVLLAMNSFAIWLRNHYERKF; encoded by the coding sequence GTGAGTACGCCCAACCTCCGGACGGAACGGGCCCGGCTCGCCACCGCCGGTGCGCGCGCCGTCGTGGAAAGTTCACTCAAGAGCAAGTCGCCGGTCGGCAAGATCACCAACCAGCTGTTCCTGGCCGTGATGCTGCTGGCCATCGCGATCGCCGTCACGGTGCTCGTGGGCATGATCCTGTGGGCCCTGATCAAGGGCTGGCCGCGGCTGGACCTGAACCTGTTCACCAACGCGCCCTCGACGATCCGGCGCGAGACCGCCGGCTTCCGGCCGGCCATCCTGGGCACCATCTACCTGATCGCCGGCGTCATCGTGCTCATCGTGCCCATCGGCGTCGCCTCGGCGGTCTATCTCGAGGAGTACGCGGACAAGACCAAGTGGTACAACCGCCTCATCGAGCTGAACATCCAGAACCTGGCCGGCGTGCCGTCGATCGTGTTCGGCATCCTCGGCATGGCGTTCATCGTGCGGGGTCCGCTGGACCTGGGCTTCGTCGCCGTGGCCGGTTCGATCACCCTGGCCATGCTGGTGCTGCCCACCGTCATCATCACCGCGCGCGAAGCCATCCGGGCGGTGCCGTCGTCGATCCGGGACGCCTCGCTGGGCCTGGGCGCCACCGAATGGCAGACCATCAGCAAACAGGTCCTGCCGATCGCCGTTCCGGGCATCCTGACCGGGGTCATCCTGGCGGTGGCGCGGGCCATCGGCGAGGCCGCCCCGCTGCTGCTCGTCGGCGCGACCACCTTCATCACCTTCAACCCGAGCTTCTTCGAAGGTGGCTACACCGCCATGCCGGTGCTGATTTACAACTACATCCAGCGCCCCCAGGAAGAGTTTCATATTCTTGCCGCAGCAGGCGTGATCGTGATGCTGGCAGTATTGCTGGCGATGAACTCGTTCGCGATCTGGTTGCGCAATCACTACGAGCGGAAGTTCTGA
- the pstC gene encoding phosphate ABC transporter permease subunit PstC: protein MPVTEEAAGAPGSPPVSLAASSPRYAEKVIKVAFALCALLSVAITTAIVLALLFPTIGFFRHVSIVDFFTGTSWRPAFADPSFGVLPIVIGTLTVVFWALLVGIPLGLLAAIYLSEYAPPRVRKIVKPILEVLEGIPTVAIGMFGLLFMRPFLGDLLPFLNWEAFSVGVAGIMVGIMIIPLITSVSDDAMRSVPNGLREGAYGLGANKMQVSLRVVFPGAISGIIAAIVLATSRAIGETMVVLIVAGQTPRFGFTFTGSVQTMTAFIGSTATGDIATGTIVYESIFAVGALLFVMTLCMNMFAIRMVQRFREVYD, encoded by the coding sequence ATGCCCGTAACGGAAGAGGCCGCCGGCGCACCGGGATCACCCCCGGTGTCGCTGGCGGCCTCGAGCCCCAGGTACGCGGAGAAGGTCATCAAGGTGGCCTTCGCGCTCTGCGCGCTGCTGTCGGTCGCCATCACCACCGCGATCGTCCTCGCCCTGCTGTTCCCGACGATCGGTTTCTTCCGGCACGTCTCGATCGTCGACTTCTTCACCGGCACGTCCTGGCGGCCCGCGTTCGCGGACCCGTCCTTCGGGGTGCTGCCCATCGTCATCGGCACGCTGACCGTTGTCTTCTGGGCGCTGCTGGTGGGCATTCCGCTCGGCCTGCTCGCCGCGATCTACCTGTCCGAGTACGCGCCGCCGCGGGTCCGCAAGATCGTCAAGCCCATCCTCGAGGTCCTCGAGGGCATTCCCACGGTCGCCATCGGCATGTTCGGCCTGCTGTTCATGCGGCCGTTCCTGGGCGACCTGCTGCCCTTCCTGAACTGGGAGGCATTCTCGGTCGGTGTCGCCGGAATCATGGTCGGCATCATGATCATCCCGCTGATCACGTCGGTGTCCGACGACGCGATGCGGTCGGTGCCCAACGGGCTGCGCGAGGGCGCATACGGCCTGGGCGCCAACAAGATGCAAGTGTCACTGCGAGTGGTCTTCCCGGGCGCGATCTCGGGCATCATCGCGGCAATCGTGCTGGCCACCTCGCGCGCCATCGGCGAGACCATGGTGGTGCTGATCGTCGCCGGCCAGACACCGCGCTTCGGCTTCACCTTCACCGGTTCGGTGCAGACCATGACGGCGTTCATCGGGTCCACCGCCACCGGCGACATCGCCACCGGCACCATCGTCTACGAATCGATCTTCGCCGTCGGCGCCCTGCTGTTCGTCATGACGCTGTGCATGAACATGTTCGCCATCCGCATGGTGCAGCGCTTCCGGGAGGTTTACGACTAG
- the mshD gene encoding mycothiol synthase, which yields MTHIDWQTGLSDDLGKQIRDLIDAATDADGVAPVGDQVLRELGADRTRHLLALDGDRVVGYLNLAPAAEDVPAMAELVVHPQARRRGLGAAMARLGLAAGGDGTRIWAHGNLAPARATAAALGLSVVRELLQMRRSLRDLPPLREADGVRLTTYSGPGDDAELLRVNNAAFHWHPEQGGWTEADIAERRAEAWFDPEGLFLGFDEADGRLLGFHWTKVHAPDLGEVYVVGVDPAAQGRGLGATLTLVGLHHLADRLGAAAEPTVLLYVEADNTAAVKTYERLGFEVFSVDTAYG from the coding sequence GTGACGCACATCGATTGGCAGACCGGTCTTTCCGACGACCTCGGCAAGCAGATCCGCGATCTGATCGACGCCGCGACCGACGCCGACGGGGTCGCACCGGTGGGTGACCAGGTGCTGCGCGAGTTGGGGGCGGACCGCACCCGGCATCTGCTGGCCCTCGACGGTGACCGGGTGGTGGGTTATCTGAACCTGGCTCCCGCCGCCGAGGATGTCCCGGCGATGGCCGAACTCGTCGTGCATCCGCAGGCCCGCCGCCGCGGCCTCGGCGCGGCGATGGCAAGGCTGGGCCTCGCCGCGGGCGGCGACGGGACCCGGATCTGGGCGCACGGCAACCTGGCGCCGGCCCGCGCGACGGCGGCCGCGCTGGGGCTGTCGGTGGTGCGCGAGTTGCTGCAGATGCGGCGATCGCTGCGCGACCTGCCGCCGCTGCGCGAAGCCGACGGTGTCCGCCTGACCACCTACTCGGGTCCTGGCGACGACGCCGAATTGTTGCGGGTCAACAACGCGGCGTTTCACTGGCACCCCGAACAGGGCGGCTGGACCGAGGCCGACATCGCCGAGCGTCGCGCCGAGGCCTGGTTCGACCCCGAGGGCCTGTTCCTCGGCTTCGACGAGGCCGACGGCCGGTTGCTGGGCTTCCACTGGACCAAGGTGCACGCCCCGGATCTGGGCGAGGTGTACGTGGTGGGCGTGGACCCGGCCGCGCAGGGCCGCGGCTTGGGGGCGACGCTGACGCTGGTCGGACTGCACCACCTGGCGGACCGGCTCGGGGCCGCCGCGGAGCCCACCGTGCTGCTCTACGTCGAGGCCGACAACACCGCTGCGGTGAAGACCTACGAGCGGCTGGGCTTCGAGGTGTTCAGCGTGGACACCGCCTACGGCTGA
- a CDS encoding LCP family protein has translation MSDGENATPGRRAPEPHGDNQWITRTPRPKPDAAPWERTPDPESAPRSGRAGNPRDGITVADLIARVTGDVPPALQQAADDPEPAADDAALADAIEAADESDLAEVADATELTDVVDMVEVPDEPVEDDPPTVVLSAYAAEIPDLDDEPATTVLEAVSAPPPGRVRPAHIGRRTTGPTTPHDPHSRRRKTVRYAGRAVAALLAVMALVVTGGAWQWTTSKNNRMNNIAALDPNSRDILDPNAQFGDENFLIVGVDSRYGQNSDMGAGDTADADGARSDSIILVNIPANRERVVAVSFPRDLAITPIQCDVWNASTGEYGPIYDEASGTYGPEEVYTETKLNSTYAFGGPKCLVKAIQKMSGLSINRFMAVDFAGFAKMVDALGGVEVCTTTPLEDYELGTILPTAGRQMVDGTTALNYVRARQVTTEVNGDYGRIKRQQLFLSSLLRSLISKETFFSLSKLNNVVNMFINDSSVDNVSTKDLVDLGQSLQGVSAGRITFVTVPTTGYADEWGNEQPRTADIRALFDAIIDDDPLPGENDQNATIAPMTNSSALAETPEPSATGTSAAPDPATDGTEEPATTTEVVHAVTTEPDEISVHVANSTSIAGLGSAASAELQAHGFVVDTPDDYSEALPATTVMYSPGNEHAAATVAAAFGEPRIERVTGLGQEVQVVLGPDYGMVLPPPPSGSPMTVTVAHVDRKSTPTYLPEDLTITNGADVSCE, from the coding sequence ATGAGTGACGGCGAGAACGCCACTCCTGGTCGCCGTGCGCCCGAGCCTCACGGTGACAACCAGTGGATTACCCGAACTCCGCGGCCAAAGCCAGACGCCGCGCCGTGGGAGCGCACACCAGATCCGGAATCGGCGCCACGCAGCGGCCGGGCCGGTAATCCCCGCGACGGGATCACCGTCGCGGACCTGATCGCCCGGGTCACCGGCGACGTGCCCCCCGCATTGCAGCAGGCCGCCGACGATCCCGAGCCGGCAGCCGACGACGCCGCCCTGGCCGACGCGATCGAGGCCGCCGACGAGTCCGACCTGGCCGAGGTCGCCGACGCGACCGAGCTGACCGACGTCGTCGACATGGTCGAGGTTCCCGACGAGCCGGTCGAGGACGATCCGCCGACCGTCGTGCTGTCCGCCTACGCCGCGGAGATCCCCGACCTCGACGACGAACCGGCCACCACGGTGCTGGAGGCGGTATCCGCCCCGCCCCCCGGACGAGTGCGACCCGCCCACATCGGACGGCGCACCACCGGTCCCACGACACCCCATGACCCGCACTCCCGCCGCCGCAAGACGGTCCGCTACGCCGGCCGTGCTGTGGCGGCGTTGCTCGCTGTGATGGCGTTGGTCGTGACCGGCGGCGCATGGCAGTGGACCACCAGCAAGAACAACCGGATGAACAACATCGCGGCGCTGGACCCCAACTCGCGCGACATCCTTGACCCGAACGCACAGTTCGGCGACGAGAACTTCCTGATCGTCGGCGTCGACAGCCGCTACGGCCAGAACAGCGACATGGGTGCCGGCGACACCGCCGACGCCGACGGCGCCCGCTCGGACAGCATCATCCTGGTCAACATCCCGGCCAACCGTGAACGCGTTGTGGCCGTGTCGTTTCCGCGCGACCTGGCGATCACCCCCATCCAGTGCGATGTGTGGAACGCGTCCACCGGCGAGTACGGCCCGATCTACGACGAGGCATCGGGCACCTACGGCCCCGAAGAGGTCTACACCGAGACCAAGCTGAACTCGACGTACGCCTTCGGCGGCCCCAAATGCCTGGTCAAGGCCATCCAGAAGATGTCCGGCCTGTCCATCAACCGGTTCATGGCGGTCGACTTCGCCGGTTTCGCGAAGATGGTCGACGCGCTGGGCGGTGTGGAGGTCTGCACCACCACCCCACTCGAGGACTACGAGCTGGGCACCATCCTGCCGACGGCCGGCCGCCAGATGGTCGACGGGACCACCGCGCTGAACTATGTGCGGGCCCGCCAGGTGACCACCGAGGTCAACGGCGATTACGGCCGCATCAAACGCCAGCAGCTGTTCCTGTCGTCGTTGCTGCGGTCGCTGATCTCGAAGGAAACCTTCTTCTCGCTGAGCAAGCTCAACAACGTGGTGAACATGTTCATCAACGACAGCTCGGTGGACAACGTGAGCACCAAGGACCTCGTCGATCTCGGACAGTCGCTGCAGGGCGTCTCCGCCGGGCGGATCACCTTCGTCACCGTCCCCACCACCGGGTACGCCGACGAGTGGGGCAACGAGCAGCCCCGCACCGCCGACATCCGGGCGCTGTTCGACGCCATCATCGACGACGACCCGCTGCCCGGCGAGAACGACCAGAACGCGACCATCGCCCCGATGACCAACAGCTCGGCGCTCGCCGAGACGCCGGAACCGTCGGCCACCGGCACCAGCGCCGCACCCGACCCAGCGACCGACGGCACCGAAGAGCCCGCCACCACAACCGAAGTCGTCCACGCGGTGACCACCGAACCGGACGAGATCAGCGTGCACGTCGCCAACTCGACGAGCATCGCCGGACTTGGCTCGGCGGCCAGCGCCGAGCTGCAGGCGCACGGCTTCGTCGTGGACACCCCGGACGATTACTCCGAGGCGCTGCCGGCGACCACGGTGATGTACTCGCCCGGCAACGAGCACGCCGCCGCCACTGTCGCCGCGGCGTTCGGCGAGCCCCGCATCGAGCGGGTCACCGGCCTCGGTCAGGAAGTCCAGGTGGTGCTCGGGCCCGATTACGGGATGGTGCTGCCGCCCCCGCCGTCGGGCTCCCCGATGACGGTCACCGTGGCCCACGTCGACAGGAAGAGCACCCCGACGTATCTGCCCGAGGACCTCACCATCACCAACGGCGCCGACGTCAGCTGCGAATAG
- a CDS encoding acyl-ACP desaturase, giving the protein MSQDLTDLQLLHELEPVVEQQINRHMKMTKDWNPHDYVPWSDGKNFYALGGQEWDPEESKLSEVARTAMVQNLLTEDNLPSYHREIAMNFSMDGPWGFWVNRWTAEENRHGIALRDYLLATRAVDPVELEITRMEQVTRGFSPGQNQQGDLFAESLFDSVMYVSFQELATRVSHRNTGKACADPVADQLLQRVSADENLHMIFYRDVSAAGLDIAPNQAMTSLHRVLTNFRMPGYTVPDFRRKAVIIAVGGVYDPRIHLDDVVMPVLKKWRIFEREDFTGEAARLRDELGLLVQELEDTCEKFEVAKQRRLERERKVAEKKAAKQKTLASSAAS; this is encoded by the coding sequence GTGTCGCAAGACCTGACCGACCTACAGCTTCTGCATGAGCTTGAGCCCGTAGTCGAGCAGCAGATCAATCGTCATATGAAGATGACGAAGGACTGGAACCCGCACGACTACGTCCCCTGGTCCGACGGCAAGAACTTCTACGCCCTCGGCGGTCAGGAGTGGGACCCGGAAGAGTCGAAGCTCTCCGAGGTGGCGCGCACCGCGATGGTGCAGAACCTGCTCACCGAGGACAACCTGCCCTCGTATCACCGCGAGATCGCGATGAACTTCTCGATGGACGGACCGTGGGGTTTCTGGGTCAACCGGTGGACCGCCGAGGAGAACCGCCACGGCATCGCCCTGCGCGACTACCTGCTGGCCACCCGCGCCGTGGACCCCGTCGAACTCGAGATCACCCGCATGGAGCAGGTCACCCGCGGCTTCTCCCCGGGCCAGAACCAGCAGGGCGACCTGTTCGCCGAGAGCCTGTTCGACTCGGTGATGTACGTGTCGTTCCAGGAGCTGGCCACCCGAGTCTCGCACCGCAACACCGGCAAGGCCTGCGCCGACCCGGTGGCCGACCAGCTGCTGCAGCGGGTCTCCGCCGACGAGAACCTGCACATGATCTTCTACCGCGACGTCAGCGCCGCCGGCCTGGACATCGCCCCCAACCAGGCGATGACCTCCCTGCACCGCGTGCTGACCAACTTCAGGATGCCCGGCTACACGGTGCCGGACTTCCGCCGCAAGGCCGTCATCATCGCCGTCGGCGGAGTCTACGACCCGCGCATCCACCTCGACGACGTGGTGATGCCGGTGCTCAAGAAGTGGCGCATCTTCGAACGCGAGGACTTCACCGGCGAGGCCGCCCGGCTGCGCGACGAGCTGGGCCTGCTGGTCCAGGAACTCGAGGACACCTGCGAGAAGTTCGAGGTCGCCAAGCAGCGCCGACTCGAACGCGAGCGCAAGGTGGCCGAGAAGAAGGCCGCGAAGCAGAAGACGCTGGCATCATCAGCGGCCTCCTGA
- a CDS encoding response regulator transcription factor produces MDLLLLTVDPRPENVLPALALLAHQVRAAPTEVSSLLEAGSADVAIVDARTDLAAARGLCRLLGSTGTGVPVVAVVNEGGLVAVNLEWGIDEILLPGTGPAEIDARLRLLVSRRGGAAMQESAGKVSLGELVIDEGTYTARLRGRPLDLTYKEFELLKYLAQHAGRVFTRAQLLQEVWGYDFFGGTRTVDVHVRRLRAKLGSEHESLIGTVRNVGYKAVRPARGRNAAPEPDEVGDEEDLDKTGLPPNLAVPDSLAEAP; encoded by the coding sequence GTGGATTTGCTACTTCTCACCGTCGACCCACGTCCGGAAAACGTCCTGCCCGCCCTGGCGCTGCTGGCCCATCAGGTACGCGCGGCGCCGACGGAGGTGTCTTCCCTGCTGGAGGCCGGTTCGGCCGACGTCGCCATCGTCGATGCGCGCACGGACCTGGCGGCCGCCCGCGGCTTGTGTCGCCTGCTGGGCAGCACGGGCACCGGGGTGCCGGTGGTCGCCGTGGTCAACGAGGGTGGCTTGGTCGCGGTCAACCTCGAATGGGGGATCGACGAGATCCTGTTGCCGGGCACCGGCCCCGCCGAGATCGACGCCCGACTGCGGCTCCTGGTCAGCCGCCGCGGGGGCGCGGCCATGCAGGAAAGCGCCGGCAAGGTCAGCCTCGGCGAGTTGGTGATCGACGAGGGCACCTACACCGCCCGGCTGCGCGGCCGCCCGCTGGACCTCACCTACAAGGAATTCGAGTTGCTCAAGTATCTGGCTCAGCACGCCGGACGGGTGTTCACCCGGGCCCAGTTGCTGCAGGAGGTGTGGGGCTATGACTTCTTCGGCGGTACCCGCACGGTCGACGTGCACGTCCGGCGGCTGCGCGCCAAGCTCGGTTCCGAACACGAGTCGTTGATCGGCACCGTCCGCAACGTCGGCTACAAGGCGGTCCGGCCCGCCCGCGGCCGCAACGCGGCGCCGGAGCCCGACGAGGTCGGCGACGAGGAGGACCTCGACAAGACCGGCCTGCCCCCGAACCTGGCGGTGCCCGACTCCCTGGCGGAGGCCCCGTGA
- the phoU gene encoding phosphate signaling complex protein PhoU: protein MRTSYREQLVALAASIAEICGLATIAMETATRALLRADLVLAERVISEHEQIIAACVAVEESAFVLLVRHQPVAGDLRTVVTSIQNVFDIERMGVLAKHVARVTVRRHPEVAVPGEVAGDFAEMGRVAVKLGRATQQALLMRDVETATSIDDEDDAMDALHAHLFVMVMDREWRHGVPSAIDVTMLGRFYERFADHAVEICRRVNFQVLGEPYPGDVTPA, encoded by the coding sequence GTGCGGACCTCCTACCGTGAACAACTCGTCGCGCTGGCCGCCTCGATCGCGGAGATCTGCGGGCTCGCGACGATCGCCATGGAGACCGCGACGCGGGCGCTGCTGCGCGCCGACCTGGTGCTCGCCGAGCGCGTGATCAGCGAGCACGAGCAGATCATTGCCGCCTGCGTCGCCGTGGAGGAATCGGCGTTCGTGCTGCTGGTCCGCCACCAGCCCGTCGCCGGCGACCTGCGCACCGTGGTGACCTCGATCCAGAACGTCTTCGACATCGAACGCATGGGCGTGCTGGCCAAGCACGTTGCGCGCGTCACCGTGCGCCGGCATCCGGAGGTGGCCGTCCCGGGCGAAGTTGCGGGCGACTTCGCCGAAATGGGCCGCGTGGCAGTGAAATTGGGCAGGGCCACCCAGCAGGCCCTGTTGATGCGGGATGTCGAGACGGCGACGTCGATCGACGACGAGGACGACGCGATGGACGCCCTGCACGCCCACCTGTTCGTGATGGTGATGGACCGCGAGTGGCGCCACGGCGTGCCGTCGGCCATCGACGTCACCATGCTGGGCCGCTTCTACGAGCGCTTCGCCGACCACGCGGTGGAGATCTGTCGACGCGTCAACTTCCAGGTCCTGGGCGAGCCTTATCCGGGCGACGTGACGCCGGCCTGA
- the phoU gene encoding phosphate signaling complex protein PhoU, with protein MRTAYQDQLEDLTNQLGAMCELAGAAMERATQALLQADLVLAEQVISDQDVLGEHSARTEEAAFVLLALQAPVARDLRSVVSAIQMVADIDRMGALAVHVAKIARRRHPVHALPEEVNGYFSEMGRVAVELGRTAQEVLLTGDIDKAARIRAEDDAMDDLHRHLFNVLMDREWKHGVASAVDVALLSRFYERFADHAVEIGRRVIFMATGELPDYEELPPETWRD; from the coding sequence ATGCGTACCGCGTACCAGGACCAACTCGAGGACCTCACCAACCAGCTCGGCGCCATGTGCGAGCTGGCCGGTGCCGCGATGGAACGCGCAACCCAGGCATTGCTGCAGGCCGACTTGGTGCTGGCCGAGCAGGTGATCAGCGATCAGGACGTGCTCGGTGAGCACAGCGCGCGCACGGAAGAGGCCGCCTTCGTGCTGCTGGCCCTGCAGGCGCCGGTGGCCCGGGACCTGCGCTCGGTGGTCTCGGCCATCCAGATGGTCGCCGACATCGACCGGATGGGCGCGCTCGCCGTGCACGTGGCCAAGATCGCGCGGCGCCGCCACCCCGTGCATGCGCTACCCGAGGAGGTCAACGGGTACTTCTCCGAAATGGGTAGGGTCGCAGTCGAATTGGGCCGCACCGCGCAGGAGGTCCTGCTGACCGGCGACATCGACAAGGCCGCCCGGATCCGCGCCGAGGACGACGCGATGGACGACCTGCACCGGCACCTGTTCAACGTCCTGATGGACCGCGAATGGAAGCACGGCGTGGCCTCGGCGGTGGATGTGGCACTGCTGAGCCGCTTCTACGAGCGCTTTGCCGACCACGCGGTGGAGATCGGCCGCCGGGTCATCTTCATGGCCACCGGCGAGCTTCCCGACTACGAGGAGCTTCCGCCGGAGACCTGGCGCGATTAG
- the dusB gene encoding tRNA dihydrouridine synthase DusB, protein MRIGPFALPSPVVLAPMAGVTNVAFRTLCRELELARVGTVSGLYVCEMVTARALVERHPVTMHMTTFAPEESPRSLQLYTVDPDTTYAAAKMIADEGMADHIDMNFGCPVPKVTKRGGGAALPYKRRLFGQIVAAAVRATEGTDIPVTVKFRVGIDDQHLTYLDAGAIAEQEGAAAVALHARTAAQRYSGAADWDRIAQLKQHVRSIPVLGNGDIFEASDALTMMATTGCDGVVIGRGCLGRPWLFAELSAAFTGRPIPTPPTLGEVADIVRRHGELLTAHVGEDKGMRDIRKHVAWYLHGFPVGSDLRRALALVKTRAELDDLLGRLDADAPFPPVGSGPRGRQGSPASVSLPEGWLNDPDDCTVPEGADAMHSGG, encoded by the coding sequence TTGCGGATCGGTCCGTTCGCGCTGCCCAGCCCCGTCGTACTGGCGCCGATGGCCGGTGTGACAAATGTCGCATTCCGCACGCTGTGCCGCGAGCTCGAACTCGCTCGCGTAGGCACCGTCAGCGGGCTGTACGTCTGTGAAATGGTGACCGCCCGCGCGCTCGTCGAGCGCCACCCGGTGACCATGCACATGACGACGTTCGCCCCGGAGGAGTCGCCGCGCTCGCTGCAGCTCTACACCGTGGACCCGGACACCACCTACGCGGCCGCGAAGATGATTGCTGACGAGGGCATGGCCGACCACATCGACATGAACTTCGGCTGTCCGGTTCCGAAGGTCACCAAGCGCGGCGGTGGCGCCGCGCTGCCCTACAAGCGTCGACTGTTCGGCCAGATCGTGGCGGCCGCCGTCCGCGCCACCGAGGGCACCGACATCCCGGTGACGGTGAAGTTCCGGGTGGGCATCGACGACCAGCACCTGACGTATCTGGACGCCGGGGCGATCGCCGAGCAGGAGGGCGCCGCGGCGGTGGCACTCCATGCCCGCACCGCAGCGCAGCGCTATTCGGGCGCCGCCGACTGGGACCGCATCGCCCAGCTCAAACAGCACGTCCGAAGCATCCCGGTGCTCGGCAATGGCGACATCTTCGAGGCCAGCGACGCCCTGACCATGATGGCCACCACGGGCTGCGACGGGGTCGTCATCGGCCGCGGCTGCCTGGGCCGCCCGTGGCTGTTCGCCGAGCTGTCGGCGGCCTTCACCGGCCGTCCCATCCCCACCCCACCGACCCTCGGCGAGGTGGCCGACATCGTCCGCCGCCACGGCGAACTGCTGACCGCCCATGTCGGCGAGGACAAGGGCATGCGGGACATCCGCAAGCACGTCGCGTGGTATTTGCACGGCTTCCCGGTCGGCTCCGATCTGCGGCGGGCGCTGGCCTTGGTCAAGACCCGTGCCGAACTCGACGATTTGCTGGGCCGGCTCGACGCCGACGCGCCGTTCCCGCCGGTCGGCAGCGGGCCGCGGGGGCGGCAGGGCTCACCGGCGTCGGTGTCGCTACCCGAGGGCTGGCTGAACGATCCGGACGACTGCACGGTCCCCGAGGGCGCCGACGCTATGCACTCCGGTGGCTGA